One window of Novosphingobium sp. P6W genomic DNA carries:
- a CDS encoding ParB/RepB/Spo0J family partition protein, with product MELKHIDITRLSVSSLNMRGTKKTCDIANILPSVRARGVLVPLIVREIVGSGGETFEAGSAAGEDGPAYEILAGKRRFHAALAVVEEGGGIEDLPCAVIEPGEDAAALEASLIENIARLDPDEMTRRETFTRLVREGSDVDGIALTFELTALQVKRTLALGDLIPRLRNLYRSGGIDAVSLRHLTMGSKAKQEE from the coding sequence ATGGAACTCAAGCACATCGACATCACCCGTCTGTCGGTTTCCAGCCTCAACATGCGGGGGACCAAGAAGACCTGCGACATTGCCAACATCCTGCCCTCGGTCCGGGCGCGGGGCGTGCTGGTGCCGCTCATCGTTCGCGAGATAGTTGGGTCCGGCGGAGAGACGTTCGAGGCCGGATCGGCCGCTGGCGAAGATGGTCCGGCCTACGAGATTCTGGCAGGCAAGCGCAGGTTCCATGCCGCGCTGGCGGTGGTCGAAGAAGGCGGCGGCATCGAGGACCTCCCCTGCGCGGTGATCGAGCCCGGTGAGGATGCAGCGGCGCTGGAAGCCTCGCTCATCGAGAACATCGCCCGGCTCGATCCCGACGAGATGACTCGCCGCGAGACGTTCACGCGGTTGGTGCGCGAAGGGAGCGATGTGGATGGGATTGCCCTGACCTTCGAGCTGACGGCGCTGCAGGTGAAACGTACCCTTGCGCTGGGCGACCTTATCCCGCGCCTGCGCAATCTCTACCGGTCGGGCGGCATCGATGCGGTGTCGCTGCGGCACCTCACCATGGGATCCAAGGCGAAGCAGGAGGAATGA
- a CDS encoding AlpA family transcriptional regulator — translation MTDNAPDRILRLNAVLDRTGLSRATLYRKIQSGTFPRQLRIATRCAGWRESAINEWMRNPMFYSVEDG, via the coding sequence GTGACCGACAACGCCCCCGACCGTATCCTTCGCCTCAACGCCGTGCTCGATCGCACCGGACTTTCGCGCGCGACGCTCTATCGCAAGATCCAGAGCGGAACCTTTCCCAGGCAGTTGCGCATCGCGACGCGCTGCGCCGGATGGCGCGAAAGCGCCATCAACGAGTGGATGCGTAACCCGATGTTCTATTCGGTCGAGGATGGCTGA
- a CDS encoding HEPN domain-containing protein, translating into MRSDLDHLPANKQRELARVLQLVFEEFEDGIALATHDWKKKGRILKVVLYGSYARGGWVDEPHTAKGYKSDYDLLLIVSDKRLTDRVKYWAKVDDRLMREYGITGTLKTPVNLIVHTLQEVNDGLAHGRYFFMDIAKDGIALYQSDDTPLHTPKPKTPEAALAMAMEYFEEWMPSAQQFLIQGNEAAQRGWNNKAAFELHQASERLYHCVLLVTTFYTPHVHNLAFLRTQAERLDSRLVYVWPSDSQRHRAMFEKLKEAYVKARYSKHYTITGEELTWLGKQVEELGRVVHAICSERIAKLEADAPVG; encoded by the coding sequence ATGCGAAGCGATCTCGACCATCTTCCCGCCAACAAGCAGCGCGAGCTCGCGCGCGTGCTCCAGCTCGTCTTCGAGGAATTCGAGGACGGCATCGCGCTCGCCACCCACGACTGGAAGAAGAAGGGACGTATCCTCAAGGTCGTGCTCTACGGCTCCTACGCACGCGGGGGCTGGGTCGATGAGCCGCACACCGCCAAGGGTTACAAGTCCGACTACGACCTGCTCCTCATCGTCAGCGACAAGCGCCTGACTGATCGGGTCAAATACTGGGCGAAGGTCGATGACCGGCTGATGCGCGAATACGGCATCACCGGCACCCTCAAGACCCCGGTCAATCTGATCGTCCATACCCTGCAGGAAGTGAACGACGGGCTTGCCCACGGCCGCTATTTCTTCATGGACATCGCCAAGGACGGCATCGCGCTGTACCAGAGCGACGACACGCCGCTCCACACGCCCAAGCCCAAGACGCCCGAGGCGGCGCTGGCGATGGCGATGGAGTATTTTGAGGAGTGGATGCCATCCGCTCAGCAGTTTCTCATCCAAGGCAACGAGGCGGCTCAGCGAGGCTGGAATAACAAAGCCGCATTTGAGCTTCATCAGGCCAGCGAACGCCTCTATCACTGCGTTCTGCTCGTCACGACGTTCTACACGCCCCACGTGCACAATCTTGCGTTTCTGCGGACCCAGGCCGAGCGGCTCGACTCCAGGCTCGTCTATGTCTGGCCGAGCGATAGTCAGCGCCACCGCGCGATGTTCGAGAAGCTCAAGGAGGCCTACGTCAAGGCGCGCTACTCCAAGCATTATACGATCACTGGAGAGGAACTGACCTGGCTTGGCAAGCAGGTCGAGGAACTCGGCCGCGTCGTTCACGCCATCTGCAGCGAGCGCATCGCGAAGCTGGAGGCGGATGCACCGGTCGGCTGA
- a CDS encoding YgcG family protein, whose product MPTRLQRTCENVSAPSSPGVLTDAAPAATHNQVSTILKFALGLSLLLAGCNTEPAAERTGAASTMAAIPLTGRVTDAANIIPPGAEDAITARLAALERSTKHQMVVATTPSLGGEDISTFTTRLANAWGVGRKDHNDGVVLMIAPNERKVRIPVGYGLEKSLPDDVCLEIIQNDILPHFKAGDLPGGAQAGVASLARHLMAAM is encoded by the coding sequence GTGCCGACGCGCCTGCAGCGTACCTGCGAAAATGTCTCGGCACCTTCTTCACCCGGCGTATTGACGGACGCGGCGCCAGCAGCGACACACAACCAGGTGTCGACGATCCTCAAATTCGCACTTGGGCTGTCACTCCTGCTGGCCGGGTGCAACACCGAGCCAGCTGCCGAACGGACGGGCGCTGCGTCGACCATGGCCGCAATACCCCTGACGGGCAGGGTTACGGACGCCGCAAACATCATTCCTCCGGGAGCGGAGGACGCGATCACTGCGAGGCTTGCGGCGCTCGAGCGTTCGACCAAGCACCAGATGGTCGTCGCAACGACACCCTCTCTGGGCGGCGAGGACATTTCGACATTCACGACCAGGCTTGCCAACGCGTGGGGTGTCGGCCGCAAGGACCATAACGACGGCGTTGTACTGATGATCGCGCCGAACGAACGCAAGGTGCGTATCCCCGTGGGCTATGGTCTGGAAAAGAGCCTTCCCGACGATGTTTGCCTAGAGATCATCCAGAACGACATCTTGCCGCACTTCAAGGCCGGTGACCTGCCCGGCGGAGCGCAAGCGGGCGTCGCTTCGCTCGCGCGGCACCTGATGGCAGCGATGTGA
- a CDS encoding AAA family ATPase — protein MLGDGSDRFVLISGCSGGGKSTLLAELARRGHAVVEEPGRRVIAEPLAGDGSALPWIDMQAFARRAIEVSLRDRTDARRHEGWVFFDRGLIDAALALVHASGDPVAELLCREHRYHREVFLTPPWPEIYRQDADRRHDIASALDEYERLLAAYPRLGYNVVILPKAPIEDRAAFLLERLGA, from the coding sequence ATGCTCGGTGATGGATCGGACAGATTTGTCCTGATCTCCGGCTGCTCCGGGGGCGGTAAATCAACCTTGCTTGCAGAACTGGCGCGGCGCGGGCACGCAGTTGTCGAAGAGCCCGGACGCCGGGTGATTGCCGAGCCACTGGCCGGCGACGGGTCAGCGCTGCCCTGGATCGACATGCAGGCCTTTGCCCGCCGCGCGATCGAGGTTTCGTTGCGGGATCGCACGGATGCCCGGCGCCATGAGGGATGGGTCTTCTTCGATCGCGGACTGATCGATGCCGCGCTCGCACTCGTGCACGCCAGCGGCGATCCGGTGGCCGAGCTCCTTTGCCGCGAGCACCGCTACCACCGTGAAGTTTTCCTGACCCCGCCCTGGCCAGAAATCTATCGCCAGGATGCCGATCGCCGGCACGACATCGCCTCGGCTCTCGACGAGTACGAACGTCTGCTCGCCGCCTATCCGCGCCTGGGCTATAATGTGGTGATCCTGCCGAAGGCGCCGATCGAGGACCGCGCCGCTTTTCTGCTCGAACGGTTGGGCGCCTGA
- a CDS encoding excisionase family DNA-binding protein, whose amino-acid sequence MTLPAHSEPFGGHMPSADDRQIANQLRRMLAAQKSGEATLRVREPESKKPVEVTLTPAMSDLFLELLRHIGSGSAVTLVPIQEMLTTQQAADLLNVSRPYLIKLLEQEAMPHTLVGRHRRIRADDVFRYKAKRDDKRSRALDELISGDADLV is encoded by the coding sequence ATGACATTGCCCGCGCATTCAGAGCCGTTCGGCGGCCACATGCCGTCGGCCGATGACCGCCAGATCGCCAACCAGCTTCGCCGCATGCTTGCAGCCCAAAAGTCGGGCGAAGCGACCTTGCGCGTACGAGAACCGGAATCGAAAAAGCCGGTCGAGGTCACACTCACTCCCGCCATGTCAGACCTGTTCCTTGAATTACTACGCCATATCGGCAGCGGTAGTGCGGTAACGCTTGTGCCGATCCAGGAGATGCTGACGACGCAGCAAGCTGCAGACCTCCTCAATGTGTCACGCCCTTATCTGATCAAGCTGCTTGAGCAGGAAGCGATGCCCCACACGCTGGTAGGGCGGCATCGCCGTATCCGGGCCGATGATGTCTTCCGCTACAAGGCAAAACGTGATGATAAACGTTCGCGAGCCCTCGACGAACTCATCAGCGGCGATGCCGACTTGGTCTGA
- the traA gene encoding Ti-type conjugative transfer relaxase TraA translates to MAIYHFSAKVISRAPGSSAVAAAAYRSASRLRDERLDRAHDFSNKAGVVHSEILLPEGAPEEWRDRERLWNDVEAIEVRKDAQLAREVEFAIPREMSQADGIELARDFVEREFVARGMVADLNVHWDIGEDGSPKPHAHVMLGMREVTEEGFGPKVRDWNRTELLTQWREAWANHVNERLAQLDIDARVDHRSLEAQGIDLEPQHKIGPAASRMAAQGLDSERLDEHHAIARGNGDKILADPGIAIDAITHQQATFTTRDLAMFVHRHSEGKDQFDQVMAAVRTSPELVKLGKDGRGEDRFTSRSMIETERGLENATIRLDAGRRHGVPDRIQDAALARAEQRGLILSPEQRGAFEHVTGSRGLSSVIGYAGTGKSAMLGVAREAWEAAGYEIRGAALSGIAAENLENGSAIASRTIAGMEHQWDQGRELLTDRSILVIDEAGMIGTRQMERVVAEAEKRGAKVVLVGDPEQLQAIEAGAAFRSVAERHGSVEITTIRRQEIDWQRDATRHLATGRTGEALAAYEEAGHIHAAETRAGAREALIERWDRDRKDRPDASRLILTHTNDEVRLLNEAARERMHAAGDLGEDVILQVERGDREFASGERVMFLKNERSLGVKNGSLGTIQSVNAVSMAVTLDDERSVAFDIKDYAHVDHGYAATIHKAQGVSIDDVHVLATPGLDRHASYVALSRHKAHVDMHYGTDDFADRDRLVRTLGRERGKDMVSDYGAARDAAADVKPERSIFDGLRLGVDRHRSAPSAERSSPSAQVIDDGDDAHEAALRRERTQALKRHARAIDAVFTAQDEGGRPTPEQYGELNDARKHFDALRPHGARDAEAAYREDPSLAREAASGSINRTIRALQLETELRTNPELRANRFISRWKALGAESNRQYVAGEMSGMRATRAVMADMAESLHRDPQLESVLAQHKQQLGINMTTGRSLGHDLAFSVGVDIGRGRGMGL, encoded by the coding sequence ATGGCGATCTACCACTTCTCGGCCAAAGTCATATCGCGCGCCCCCGGCTCGTCTGCCGTGGCAGCGGCCGCCTACCGCTCGGCCTCGCGGCTGCGCGACGAGCGGCTCGATCGTGCCCATGACTTCTCCAACAAGGCCGGCGTCGTCCATTCCGAGATCCTGCTCCCCGAGGGCGCGCCCGAGGAATGGCGCGACCGCGAGCGACTGTGGAACGACGTCGAGGCGATCGAGGTGCGCAAGGACGCGCAGCTCGCTCGTGAAGTGGAGTTCGCCATCCCGCGCGAGATGAGCCAGGCCGACGGGATCGAGCTGGCTCGCGACTTCGTCGAACGCGAGTTCGTCGCACGCGGCATGGTCGCCGATCTCAATGTGCACTGGGATATCGGCGAGGATGGCAGCCCCAAGCCCCATGCCCATGTGATGCTGGGCATGCGCGAGGTGACCGAGGAAGGCTTCGGTCCCAAGGTCCGCGACTGGAACCGCACCGAACTGCTCACCCAATGGCGCGAGGCCTGGGCTAACCATGTCAACGAGAGGCTGGCCCAGCTCGACATCGATGCCCGCGTCGATCATCGCTCGCTGGAGGCGCAGGGGATCGATCTGGAACCCCAGCACAAGATCGGTCCCGCCGCCTCGCGCATGGCGGCCCAAGGGCTGGATAGCGAGCGGCTCGACGAGCACCATGCTATCGCCCGCGGCAACGGCGACAAGATCCTCGCCGACCCGGGCATCGCGATCGATGCGATTACCCACCAGCAGGCAACTTTCACCACCCGCGACCTGGCGATGTTCGTTCACCGGCATAGCGAGGGGAAGGATCAGTTCGATCAGGTGATGGCTGCGGTGCGCACTTCGCCCGAGCTGGTGAAGCTGGGCAAGGACGGGCGAGGGGAAGACCGCTTCACTTCGCGCTCGATGATCGAAACCGAACGGGGGCTGGAGAACGCCACGATCCGCCTCGATGCGGGTCGGCGCCACGGCGTGCCCGACCGGATACAGGACGCGGCGCTGGCGCGCGCCGAGCAGCGCGGGCTTATCCTGTCGCCCGAGCAGCGCGGCGCCTTCGAGCATGTGACCGGCAGCCGAGGGCTCAGCTCGGTGATCGGCTATGCCGGCACCGGCAAGAGCGCGATGCTCGGTGTGGCCCGCGAGGCCTGGGAGGCAGCCGGCTACGAGATACGCGGCGCGGCGTTGTCTGGCATCGCCGCCGAGAACCTCGAGAACGGCTCGGCGATCGCCTCGCGCACGATCGCCGGCATGGAGCATCAGTGGGACCAGGGACGCGAGCTGCTGACCGACCGCTCTATCCTCGTCATCGACGAAGCCGGGATGATCGGCACGCGCCAGATGGAGCGCGTCGTCGCGGAAGCCGAGAAGCGCGGCGCCAAGGTCGTGTTGGTCGGCGATCCCGAGCAACTGCAGGCGATCGAGGCCGGCGCGGCCTTCCGCTCGGTCGCCGAGCGGCACGGCAGTGTCGAGATCACCACCATCCGCCGCCAGGAAATCGACTGGCAGCGCGATGCCACCCGGCATCTGGCGACCGGGCGGACGGGCGAGGCGCTGGCCGCATACGAGGAGGCGGGGCACATCCACGCTGCGGAGACGCGCGCGGGGGCAAGGGAAGCGCTGATCGAACGCTGGGACCGGGACCGCAAGGACAGGCCCGATGCGAGCCGGCTTATTCTCACCCATACCAACGACGAGGTGCGGCTGCTCAACGAGGCCGCGCGCGAGCGCATGCATGCGGCCGGAGACCTCGGCGAGGACGTCATCCTGCAGGTCGAGCGCGGCGACCGCGAGTTTGCCAGCGGAGAGCGGGTCATGTTCCTCAAGAACGAGCGTAGCCTCGGGGTGAAGAACGGCTCGCTCGGCACGATCCAGAGCGTCAATGCCGTCAGTATGGCGGTCACGCTCGACGACGAGCGTTCGGTCGCCTTCGACATCAAGGACTACGCCCATGTCGATCACGGCTACGCAGCGACGATCCACAAGGCGCAGGGCGTGTCGATCGACGACGTCCACGTGCTGGCGACGCCAGGGCTCGATCGCCATGCGTCCTATGTCGCGCTGTCACGGCACAAGGCCCACGTCGACATGCACTATGGCACAGATGACTTCGCCGATCGCGACCGGCTCGTGCGCACCCTTGGCCGCGAGCGTGGCAAGGACATGGTGTCGGACTATGGCGCTGCGCGCGACGCGGCTGCGGACGTCAAACCGGAACGGAGCATCTTCGATGGACTGCGGCTTGGTGTGGACCGGCATCGCAGCGCTCCATCGGCCGAGCGGTCATCACCTTCGGCCCAGGTCATCGACGACGGTGACGACGCTCACGAGGCCGCCTTGCGGCGGGAGCGCACGCAGGCGCTCAAGCGCCATGCCCGGGCGATCGACGCCGTCTTCACCGCCCAGGACGAAGGTGGCCGTCCTACCCCCGAGCAGTACGGCGAGCTAAACGATGCACGCAAACATTTCGATGCGCTGCGGCCGCATGGCGCGCGCGACGCCGAAGCTGCCTATCGCGAGGATCCGAGTCTCGCGCGCGAAGCGGCGAGTGGGAGCATCAATCGCACGATCCGAGCGCTCCAGCTCGAGACCGAATTGCGGACCAATCCCGAGCTGCGTGCGAACCGCTTCATCAGCCGTTGGAAGGCGCTAGGGGCAGAAAGCAACAGGCAGTACGTTGCGGGTGAGATGAGCGGGATGCGAGCCACGCGAGCGGTGATGGCTGACATGGCGGAAAGTCTGCACCGCGACCCGCAGCTGGAGTCGGTGCTGGCACAGCACAAGCAGCAGCTTGGCATCAATATGACCACCGGCCGTTCGCTTGGCCATGATCTGGCTTTCAGTGTCGGGGTCGATATTGGCCGGGGACGCGGGATGGGGCTGTGA
- a CDS encoding thermonuclease family protein produces MRRRHQTDNLIKFDHHRRRSRSRTTKVIAAWFGAAALVGAGAGAASLVWPENPPARAGHPLTGCRVVDGDTLNCAGERIRLLGIDAPELAGHCRKGRQCAPGDPEASTDSLRDALHGRLTIERVGTDRYGRTLALVASETGDLSCWQLGKGAAIYKKRWDDGQRVARVCPQSTR; encoded by the coding sequence ATGCGCAGGCGCCATCAAACTGACAACCTGATCAAATTTGACCACCACCGTCGCAGGTCACGGTCCAGAACGACCAAAGTAATTGCCGCATGGTTCGGCGCAGCTGCGCTGGTGGGAGCTGGTGCCGGTGCGGCATCACTAGTTTGGCCGGAAAATCCACCGGCCCGTGCCGGCCACCCGCTTACCGGCTGCCGCGTGGTGGACGGTGATACGCTCAATTGTGCCGGCGAACGCATTCGCTTGCTGGGCATCGATGCTCCCGAACTTGCCGGCCATTGCCGAAAGGGAAGGCAGTGCGCACCGGGCGATCCGGAAGCATCGACGGATAGCCTACGAGATGCACTGCATGGCCGCCTCACGATCGAGCGGGTTGGAACCGACCGGTACGGTCGAACCCTGGCACTCGTAGCCAGCGAAACAGGAGACCTGTCCTGCTGGCAACTGGGCAAAGGGGCCGCGATCTACAAGAAGCGGTGGGACGATGGGCAGCGCGTCGCCAGAGTTTGCCCGCAATCTACCAGATGA
- a CDS encoding replication initiator protein A has product MTRGRVTVSEQFDLFLPYIADLPLRDQREMMERPFFSLAKSKRVKPIDYTSPDGKVRVHVSANPDYGMATIWDADILIYCASMLADMARRGANDVPRKLHLMPYDLLRAIGRPTTGRAYELLGQALDRLVATTIKTNLRAENRREATFSWLDGWTQLVDERTERSRGMTIELSNWFWEGVMMKGGVLAIDRAYFDITGGRERWLYRVARKHAGGAGDAGFAISMPVLFEKSGAEGPYRRFKFEMLKLAQKDDLPGYALGIEAAKDGEPMIRMRRVDGKGGAENALPASIQEPDGAPRAAASGIASVPSGTPTPEPHSPQAAAATGVSEDVLPGQPEVIDARKLIRSTIAGLSDAATRGFMTDETIDLLRRQCPGWDLHALHAEFERWTGQDTQRTPVDWQRAFIGWVKRHHAKHRHQLPG; this is encoded by the coding sequence ATGACGCGCGGGCGCGTAACCGTCAGCGAGCAGTTCGACCTGTTCCTGCCGTACATCGCCGACCTGCCCTTGCGCGACCAGCGCGAGATGATGGAGCGGCCGTTCTTCAGCCTCGCCAAGTCCAAGCGGGTCAAGCCGATCGACTACACCAGCCCGGATGGCAAGGTTCGCGTCCACGTCTCGGCCAATCCCGACTATGGCATGGCGACGATCTGGGATGCCGACATCCTGATCTATTGTGCCAGCATGCTCGCCGACATGGCGCGCCGGGGCGCCAACGACGTGCCGCGCAAGCTGCACCTGATGCCCTACGACCTGCTGCGCGCGATCGGACGCCCCACCACGGGGCGCGCCTATGAACTTCTCGGCCAGGCGCTCGACCGTCTCGTCGCAACGACGATCAAGACCAACCTGCGCGCCGAGAACCGTCGCGAGGCGACGTTCTCGTGGCTCGATGGCTGGACCCAGCTCGTGGACGAGCGAACCGAGCGGTCGCGCGGCATGACGATCGAGCTGTCGAACTGGTTCTGGGAAGGTGTGATGATGAAGGGCGGCGTGCTCGCCATAGACCGGGCCTATTTCGACATCACCGGCGGGCGCGAACGGTGGCTCTATCGCGTCGCACGCAAGCATGCCGGCGGCGCCGGAGACGCGGGATTTGCGATCTCGATGCCGGTCCTGTTCGAAAAGTCGGGCGCAGAAGGGCCTTACCGCCGTTTCAAGTTCGAGATGCTCAAGCTCGCGCAGAAGGACGATCTGCCCGGCTACGCGCTGGGCATCGAGGCCGCCAAGGATGGCGAACCGATGATCCGCATGCGCCGCGTGGACGGCAAGGGCGGCGCCGAAAACGCCTTGCCCGCATCGATTCAAGAACCGGACGGCGCTCCGAGGGCCGCCGCATCGGGGATTGCCTCTGTACCGAGTGGGACGCCGACACCCGAACCCCATTCCCCGCAGGCAGCCGCGGCAACGGGGGTGTCAGAAGATGTCTTGCCGGGCCAACCCGAGGTCATTGATGCCCGCAAGCTCATCAGGTCGACGATCGCCGGCCTCTCAGACGCGGCGACGCGCGGGTTCATGACCGACGAGACCATCGATCTCCTGCGCCGACAGTGCCCGGGATGGGACCTGCATGCCCTGCATGCCGAATTCGAGCGCTGGACTGGCCAGGACACGCAGCGCACGCCTGTCGACTGGCAACGCGCCTTCATCGGTTGGGTAAAGCGTCACCACGCCAAACATCGTCATCAGCTGCCGGGCTGA
- a CDS encoding conjugal transfer protein TraD has product MRKPRDYDAELKALGDKARQLKARRTSQLGELVVATGADALTSEELAGALLAIAATTEPAKREAWRKRGAAFFSGERTAEPEHARAGTGSEPRRPAAEPGGHEPPRSEQGTT; this is encoded by the coding sequence ATGCGCAAACCACGGGACTACGACGCCGAGCTGAAAGCTCTGGGCGACAAGGCCCGGCAACTCAAAGCGCGCAGGACAAGCCAGCTCGGCGAGCTGGTCGTGGCAACCGGCGCCGACGCACTGACATCGGAGGAACTGGCCGGCGCGCTGCTGGCTATTGCCGCGACGACTGAGCCGGCGAAGCGGGAGGCATGGCGCAAGCGCGGCGCCGCGTTCTTTTCAGGCGAGCGGACAGCCGAGCCGGAACACGCTCGCGCAGGCACTGGCAGCGAGCCGCGCCGGCCTGCGGCGGAACCGGGCGGCCATGAACCGCCTCGCAGCGAGCAGGGCACGACATGA
- a CDS encoding type II toxin-antitoxin system Y4mF family antitoxin — translation MDDVTAFGALIRQERKAQGLRQDELAAASGVGLRFLVELERGKPTVQFGKALAVLAALGCRVDVVRPGRQPG, via the coding sequence ATGGACGATGTCACTGCCTTTGGCGCTTTGATCCGCCAGGAACGCAAGGCACAGGGGTTGCGTCAGGACGAACTTGCCGCAGCCAGCGGGGTCGGTTTGCGTTTTCTTGTCGAACTGGAACGCGGCAAACCCACCGTGCAGTTTGGCAAGGCGCTGGCCGTTCTTGCCGCTTTGGGTTGCCGGGTCGATGTCGTTCGCCCTGGCAGGCAGCCGGGGTAG
- a CDS encoding ArdC family protein, which produces MSERQSLYGEVTARIIVELEEGRLPWVQPWDGAKCPCMMPANAVSGRVYSGINVLILWAAGVGGGFSSQRWLTYRQAAAAGGTVRRGAKGTVICYADRFTPKDEAARALSEGSEARTVAFLKRFIVFNIDQCEGLDEDLAGGSVLPDPVLAIAEADRIIAGSGADFRIGGSEAFYAPGPDFVQVPPQVAFREPINWYRTALHELGHYVGGKGRLERDQSGVFGSSSYAREELVAEMTAAFACASLGIQPTVRHADYIGAWLEVLRADDKAIFRAASAASKGADWLLACGEDRP; this is translated from the coding sequence ATGTCCGAACGTCAGAGCCTCTATGGCGAGGTTACCGCGCGCATCATCGTCGAGCTGGAAGAAGGCCGGTTGCCATGGGTGCAGCCTTGGGATGGGGCCAAGTGCCCGTGCATGATGCCGGCGAATGCGGTGTCGGGGCGGGTTTACTCGGGAATTAATGTGCTCATTTTATGGGCAGCGGGTGTCGGAGGCGGGTTCTCCTCGCAGCGCTGGCTGACATATCGGCAGGCGGCAGCGGCGGGCGGGACCGTGCGGCGCGGCGCGAAGGGGACGGTGATCTGCTATGCCGATCGATTCACCCCCAAGGACGAGGCGGCGCGTGCATTGAGCGAAGGCAGCGAGGCGCGGACCGTGGCGTTCCTCAAGCGCTTCATCGTCTTCAATATCGATCAGTGCGAGGGGCTGGACGAGGATCTGGCGGGTGGTTCCGTGCTGCCCGATCCGGTCCTGGCGATTGCAGAAGCGGATCGGATCATTGCCGGATCGGGAGCGGACTTCCGGATCGGTGGCAGCGAGGCGTTCTATGCGCCGGGTCCGGATTTCGTGCAGGTGCCGCCGCAGGTCGCGTTCCGGGAGCCGATCAACTGGTATCGCACGGCGCTGCACGAACTGGGTCACTATGTCGGCGGCAAGGGCCGGCTTGAGCGCGATCAGTCCGGGGTGTTTGGTTCGTCATCGTATGCGCGCGAGGAGCTTGTCGCCGAAATGACGGCGGCCTTCGCCTGTGCTTCGCTGGGCATCCAGCCCACCGTGCGCCATGCCGATTACATCGGCGCGTGGCTCGAGGTGCTCAGGGCCGATGATAAGGCGATTTTCCGGGCTGCGAGCGCGGCCAGCAAGGGCGCCGACTGGCTGCTTGCCTGCGGGGAGGATCGGCCATGA
- a CDS encoding conjugal transfer protein TraD: MKRRERTRHLIELGGLVVKSGLVELVEDDRAVLLGLLVEAAARLRGDYREQSLTLWQRRGARAFAQDKAEPDAQAERSVLQRSDPT, translated from the coding sequence GTGAAGCGGCGGGAACGCACGCGGCATCTGATCGAGCTCGGCGGGCTCGTGGTGAAGTCCGGGCTGGTCGAGCTGGTCGAGGATGACCGCGCCGTCCTGCTCGGTCTGCTGGTGGAGGCAGCCGCCAGGCTGCGCGGCGACTACCGCGAGCAAAGCCTCACGCTATGGCAGCGGCGCGGTGCACGTGCCTTCGCGCAGGATAAGGCCGAGCCGGATGCACAGGCGGAACGCTCCGTCCTGCAGCGTTCGGATCCTACCTAG
- a CDS encoding lipocalin family protein, with product MTTPPHTITTVSSLDLDRYLGTWFEICRLPLKWEDAKARDITATYSLDTDGAIRVDNRCIDEDGKPDQAIGQAVPTDAGKARLKVSFLPQYLRWLPFTKGDYWVMRIAADYSVALVGTPDRANLWLLSRTPQLPGEVRDDYLSSASAQGFDLTPLITPLQSGNIVSDSLIAQA from the coding sequence ATGACGACGCCCCCGCACACGATCACCACCGTCTCGAGCCTGGACCTGGACCGATACCTTGGAACCTGGTTCGAGATCTGCCGGCTACCGCTCAAGTGGGAGGACGCGAAAGCGCGCGATATCACTGCCACCTATTCGCTCGATACCGACGGGGCGATCAGGGTCGACAACCGGTGTATCGACGAGGACGGCAAGCCCGACCAGGCGATCGGACAGGCCGTCCCCACCGATGCGGGCAAGGCCCGGCTGAAAGTCAGCTTCCTGCCCCAGTACCTGCGCTGGCTTCCCTTCACCAAGGGCGACTATTGGGTCATGCGCATCGCGGCCGACTACTCGGTCGCCCTGGTGGGCACTCCCGATCGGGCCAATCTGTGGCTGCTCTCGCGCACCCCGCAGCTGCCCGGCGAAGTGCGCGACGACTACCTGTCGAGCGCTAGCGCGCAAGGGTTCGACCTGACGCCGCTGATCACCCCGCTTCAGAGCGGCAACATCGTGTCCGACAGCCTTATCGCCCAGGCCTAG
- a CDS encoding DUF6771 family protein: MDDNLNTIILRVLGRTPQWIRHDLDAKDDALRQRAEETLAAMIASAVREGTADSAAA, from the coding sequence ATGGACGACAATCTCAATACCATTATCCTGCGGGTGCTCGGACGGACACCGCAATGGATTCGGCACGACCTCGACGCCAAGGACGATGCCCTGCGCCAGCGCGCGGAGGAGACGCTCGCCGCGATGATCGCCAGCGCCGTTCGGGAGGGAACCGCAGACTCGGCTGCGGCTTAA